The DNA region CCCCACTTTTGATAGCATATGGGTATAATGgtgctgctttttgtttgtgcaaattaaaaatatagGCTAATtgatatatttaacatatatttaatatgttttgttaCTCTACTGCCTATTTAAAAAACCTCATTTAAGATTTTAAAGTCCAATAAACGTAAGCTAGTGCCTATCCATGTCAAAATCCAAGAAATAAACTTTGAATCCTTAAATAATCCTTTTGTCACtagacaaaaaaatgacataattgaaaagaaaaagatcagTATTGACATGGACATACTTACATATATTCTTTTCTTAATTGTGACCATGATGAAGCATACTGATAGGGACAATCTTCTATTGAAAAATCAacttgtcagtgctctctggtggacaaactgtGATGGACACTTTTTCTAATTTACCTTTTAATGCAGTTGGTATTTCTGGACTACAGTTTCTTACCTATTGACTGACATATCCTGTGTTGTAATAAGCTAATATTGGCTTTATATCAGCCAGGCTCTGTTGATAACATTGTATGGCCATGTGGATTGAGACATAGATCTGCTGTGATCTATAAAGTACTGTGCACttataaatgtactgtaaatctAACCAACCTAATAATTCCACCTGTCATCAGGATATTTCACACACTACataaagctgaaataaaaaatattcagcatttgttttaaagtaaCGACTGGTTATGTTGTCATTCAGATTACCTTAAGCCCATTGCTTCGGAAGAGAGGAAGGTTGAGGAAGCAGAAAAGGCGGCCAGAGAGGAGCGGGAACGCATCTACAAACAGCTGTCTGAAGGTAAAACATTGACACTGTGTTTATCCCTGTCTCTTCAactgtccaacacacacacacacacacacacacacacacacacacacacacacacacacacacacacacacacattgtttatCCAAAAGAAATGTCCAAAAATTTGACATTATGTTGAGTAAATGTcttatttacatatttcttcttgtctctcttctctttgcAGCAAATACCGACACCATCCTCAAATGAGCAATCTCTGGATCTGTGTTGATATGTTccaaactcaataaaaacaaaacattatttttcatgtaaTAGTGTTGACGTGTTATTTTAGGGTTGACTTTTATACTTTCCATCAAACCAATTAATATTATCTAATTAAGATGTTCTGATTTCTCTGTGCTATTCTTCAGCTGTAGTTTGTTAAGCTggatacaaagaaaaaacaaactatacacAGATTTGACtagagcagctgtctgtgtgtgtgagagtgtgtatgtacgtgtgtgccTGTCCTTCAGTAGGAGATGAGCCTGGGGGAAGAGCACGGTTGTAATCCTGGCCTAGTTTAGCATCAATCCCAGGATTGGGGTCACGGACCAGTAGTAGAAAGTGCTGTGTGGACAGAAGTTCCCTCAAAGCTCTTGTGTGTTGTATAATATTGTAATCTTCATTATGAACTCTGTAATGCATTACACAATACCGTGTATGCTAGTGCTTTAGAATAAATGCAAAATTTTCCATTTTCCTACAGACTGAATCCAGGTgaggttttcatttatttcacaattCTGCTTATGACTGATTTAACTGAATTAGCCTTTACTTGATTCCAATAAAAGTCAGGTTAGTGATGTGTAGCAAGAGTAGTTTGTGAGTTTCAATAGTTTCAATACGCAGAAACAATTCACCCAGTTACCgccattaaaaatacaattgcTTTATTTGAGTCATTGTGTACACATGGAGCACATGAAGAGGCAAGCTTTAAAATACTGACcataaatcaaattatttctatttaaaaatgttatggGTACATTCCTTCTTTTCCATATGTGGAATACTTGTACACCAGTCAATTAAGACAAGCACAATAAAGTCATATTTCAATAAATAAGAGGAATAAGAAATGACTTAACTCATTTTGCTAGTGATCTCAAATTTTAGTAACttactaattaaaaaataagcGTCTATATTTCAactagaaaaatattttttttatatatatttacaggGATGGAATCTGTACAAGTCGTTACTAGAAGCTCAGTTGCTCCTTTATGCTGTCTCAAACAGCTTTGTTCCCTTGTCGCCTTCAAGGCCTGTCTTCAGAGGTTGTTATTAGAGTGGCTTAGTGGTTAGCACTGCTGCCTCACAGCACAGCAGTCCTGGGTTCAGGCTGGAcctgatgttttatatttgtgtggtttgcatgtttttcacatttcctGAGGTGTTTCGGTTCCCTCTGACATCAAAATACATGACTCCACTGCAGAGGTTCATTTGCACATGGACATTAATGTACaacttattttctgtttttttgcagcACTGTGAGAGAGATTTTTAGTCCTGCTGCTGGATTACAATAGGCTTAAACATTTGAATTAAGCTTGTGGTGAGGTCCAATCATTCAATTCATAACAATAACAGTTAACTAAGATTTAATATAACCTAAATGAATCAGTCTTATCTGGAACAACCCAATTTTACAGCTAAGAACTGAATGTCAACTTGTTATTTAATAAGACATTTGTCAAATATATCCTAGGCTACTCTcacacatatgtacagtataaagGCATCATGAATAAGCTTCTAAACGCTTGTTTGCTCACAGTAAACTTCTCAGTAAAATCTCTATTGCGTTGCATTGATATTTATGAGAAGTAACTGTACTTTAGCAGCACTGAACATCTACTTTTGGCTCTCTGCAGTTACGGTAAACAGACTCTCATTTGTAAATAGTAGATGACTGGAAGGATTGAACATTAGATAAACTCTTTGGACTATAATGTACAATAATTCACTAATAATGATATGATATGAGGATGATATGACATTTTAGTCTAGCCATTCTACATTATGTTAAgcctaactttttttttttttacaataatgcACAATATACATGACAAAATAGAACTCCAAACATTTCTTACTGTCTACAGATTGTACAAATTACCTGTTACGTGTTTGAAAACAGAACTGCATTGTATGCATGTATACTGCACATGGGTATTATTTACTACATGGATGTATTTACAGGTTGAATCTTGTGATGCTCGCTGTGTTAAATATCTACATTTGAGAGaccaaaaaaaatataaaaggttGTGGTCATTTGTACATTTGAGAAACATGACTTACAACAAGCAACATAtacgtgaacacacacatacacatagtaTATATCCAAACATACACCCACTGTAACTACCATTAATCCTTAAGAGATAAGGAAACTGAAATGCAAAAAATCACCATGACTCTATGTTCATATGTAAATACAAATGATTATAAGACAGGGATGGGAGGCTTTCCTTCAGTGTAACCTGAAGTTAAAGTAGCCATGACTGGCTGTTTCTATTGTGATGTTTTTCCCAAGGCATGGTGGTGTCCTGCCCTGCTGTGTTCCATAATGATTAAAACATTGCTTTGCTCGGTGAAAATTCTGTTGTTTCCTTTTTGATCGGCAGCAGTTTTACTGTAGAAATACTATGGCGCTCTGCTTACACTCATGTATctgttttcctgtcttttttttgcattttttttccctcagcaGATGAGACAGGAAGTCATTCTGTCATTGCTGTCTGTGTGCACTCACATCATGTGCACAGCTCTTTAGGGTGTTTTAGCACACTGAGCAGGTCTTGGCGCCCCCACCACCAGTGTTGTTTGTAGTAGCtaagggacaaaaaaaacacatcagataaATTAAAGTAAACATATTTGTGAATCAGGAACAGTAGCAAAAATGAAcagtttttaacttttttcatttaatcttttcACTTCACCTTTTGGCTCTTTTGCGGCCTTCTCTTCCTCTAACCCTTTGATGGAAGCCTCATACTCTTCCTTTTTAGCATTCCACTCCTTCCTGTTGTTCAAGATGCCATCTAGCATGGGTGTGATTTGCGGGTGGAAGCGAGAAAACTCCTGAGATAAAGAGggataaaaattaaaaaaaacagtggtgTAGGTGAAGTGGGATCGGGGGATTGCTAAAACTTGTTAAAGCtccagtaaaaataaaaagcttttgttttgttggccAACCTTTGtacaaaaatagtaaaaaaaaaggaccaaTAAGCCCTCTCCTCCCCCAACAATGAACatggtaaaaatgtatttcatttacCTCAACTAAAAAGGAACCATGTAACGTTTAATTCATTAGTCACATTGTAATATTAAACTTTACCTTGTAGACAAATGTGCAGACAAAGTCAATGAAACCACATTGTAGTTTGGGAAGCTCTGCTGATTTGTTTCTGTCCATCATGGGCTGGTGGGAACGGAAAAACACTGTTTGTTACATTCAAATACATAACAGTCCAGCAGCTGCTGCTTAAGTGATTGGGAGTAATTAGATGTAAGCTTTACATTATTGTAATGGTACTGTATGTTCCTAACAGCATCAGTGGCAGTACTAAGCTCAGTGCTGCTGACCAGCTCGCCTGCAGTAAGCAAGGAGGAAATTATTTGCCGTAAATTTAATCCTGTTAGTTTAAACTTGCATTTAAACAATGCTTTTCTTGACTGATTGCTGAATACATTACTTTTTTGCTGgtcagtttttaatgtttcaatcTATTAATGAACTGATCGAGCACTACGGTAAATGCCTGAGATTACATCTGTCTGGCTGGTTTTTAATAAGGGTCTCAAAGTTTATTCTACTGTGTTTCTACAGATCCATGACAGATTTGTGATCAGTGTCCACACAGCAATGACTCAATGGCCTTATCAGCTAGCTAGTCAGCTGAAGCTTTAAAAGActagaaaaaaaagccaaaatacAACCACAAAAATATGAAGGCTTCAGTTTTCTTAACATGTTACTGATGATTAGAATCAGCCAAGATGCTACAGATACTTATAGTAATTCACTTATACTGAGCCAAACCTTTGTGTGGCATATTCTCACATAGACACCCATAAAAAACCTTTACTACAGTAAAGTGTAAACTCACAATGGGCTGTTGCTCCAGTACTGTCCTCTCCAGGTCACCCTGCTCCCAAAATTCTGCTGCTACTAACAAGGCAACCTGAAagataatcacacacacacacacacacacacacacacacacacacacacacacacacacacacacacacacacacacacacacacacacacacacacacacacacacacacacacagagtcatctTTAGAGACGCAGCTCACAAACACAGTTAAGATGCTCTAAGGTAATCATAATGCTAATGTGGCTAATCTATGAATTTTACATATTCATCAGTTCACTCATTAACTGAATAACTAATAATTCAGTGAGTCACTGATGtgatgtatatatatttttatacttctCACCTTGCTCTGTACCTCCCAAGGCTTGGTGATGGCTGACAAGTCACATGCAGTCATCATCATCGCCCTGAAATGGTAACAATTTAGAGGATTTAGAGAAATGTAAAGGAACAAATAACTGTGTGCGTGCTAGCTGTACTCACATGACGATCTCTTTCCTGGTTGTTTCTAGAGACATGAAGTCGACCCACTTCTTCTCATCCTCATACGTCTGTGAAAGATCCACGATCTTCTGGAACATGGTCCTCTTCCTAGGAAAGTAAGAGCAGAATAGAGCTGTTTTTGTACttcttatgttttatatattttcaatgTATAGACAaagaataaagataaaaatggaGGGCATAAACGAATAGGAAGAGTGAGTAAATTAGAGATCGTGCTGACTTGAAATAAAGAGCCAGGTCGGTGGCGATGATTGCGATGTCCATGAGATGAATCACATGTTCTACCTGCCGTCTGTTAAGGTTCTGGTAGATATTCAGTGACTGCAGAAGAGATGGGAGGAGAGAAATGAAAATCAATAGTAGATAAATGGAAGATGTGACTATTTAGCCAATATGAGAAGTAAAAGTCCTCATCAAATGATATGTCCGTGTGGGAGTAAAAGTGGCATTGGATGTAAATTATTCTCTAGTTAAACTTCATTAAATTCTTACTTCGTCAGCCAAGAGAAACTTTCCAAACTCTAGATGGTGTCGTTCCATGATGGAGGAGCCATGTAGTTTGGCCAGAGGGTTACCAGACCTGTTGGGAAAAATAGAATCCCTCAGATTCAATAAAAGATGGACATGAGATGAACAATGATCACCATCAATTTAAAGACCTTGGTGTTGAAAGTGTGAATAAATCACTTCGAATTGTCCCCCCCTTTGAGAAGTAAACTCAACCACATGACTCTTAAGATTGTAAACCCTGTTTTCTTCCAGGTAGCTGCTGGTTTAAGTAACTGTTCATAtcacaatagaataaaataaactttcaaAGACTTATAATTTCCTTAATAGATGATCCATTAAAGTGAGCATTATGTCTAAAAGGGCTTaagatgcattaaaaaaagcttttgaaacatttgaagtTTAGGATGACAAACATCCGTGTTGGAAAGCCATATTTCTGATGACATGAATACATCATTAATGTAGACTAACTCATCTCAAGCAAGTTTAAAGTCTTTGTAAGTCGATTATCTTGCTAAAATAGATTGAAGATGATGGCACCAACTAAACACtgagatttaaaaacatatatacttTAATAACAGGTCTCAGCTCATAGAAAAAATCTCCCTTTCAATGCATacaatatattgaaattgtcCAATGTGGGAAAAGGTCCAACCAGCATACATTACATAGCATCATTATTGCACTGAGACATAATAGTGGGGTTATTGTAAGgggattgtttttttgttgttgttgacatttttagatTGTATTGATTTAATGAATAGGAAATGAAAAAGTTCCCATAGGCACTTACTTGACCTGGTACAGGTTGTTGGTCCCTCTGTGATCAATATCATGGAGGAAGCCTGCAGTTATCATGGCCATCACCTCCAAGTCTGTGTAGTATCGCTTCAGCGCTCCCGTCTAGGCACACGGGTCGGtccaaacaaagaaaatacacagaATACATAACATGGTACTGTAAGTTGTAGCAAAGACCTAAATGTTGACACTGTCTGAACTTATGGAGgctgaaacaacacacaaaataatacCGTCAAGAGCGTAAACATGGTTTGTCCCACGTTGAAGCCATGACGCCAGTTGTGGTAGGTGATTCTTCTGTAGCCCTTACTGAGGGAATACATGAAACGAACCAGCACCTGAATAACCACACGAATGATGAATAATCACATCACAAAACCAAGACAGAAGATTTGTTCAGTTTGAAGatatacttgtgtgtgtgtgtgtgtgtgtgtgtgtgtgtgtgtgtgtgtgtgtgtgtgtgtgtgtgtgtgtgtgtgtgtgtgtgtgtgtgtttgtttgtttgtgttaatcTGTGTGTCTTATATCACCTCTTGAGGGACCTGAAACTTCTTGACCACACCGACTTCATAATACATCTGGATCCCGCACCTCACCAGTTCCATCTCTGTGCAGACCAAGTCTGAAAAGCGGAACTCGTAGATCTCAAACTTCTTAATCAGTGGAGGTAGCTCTTTTTTCTAACAGGGGAAatgaacaaaaagcaaaagcagAGCAATTAAGTAAAgaatttgtttcctttttctaaagatCAAATATACTACATATGGGACAAATTACATGCAATGGACATCATATCAGACAAGTTTTAAGATTACCAGAATGCTTAGGAGGTCCTCCTCCTCACAGTCTCTTGGTTCACAGCCATAGAGCTCTCTAGTGGGCTTGGTTGAGATAAGAAAACCAGCACAGAGATAGTTAGGCCTCCCACAAAAGAGTGAAAGAGTTATGTTGAACAGAATGTGTTAAACATGAAGCTTTTTGTCAGCTGGATGCTTCACTGTTTCTGGTGCACATTGAAATTTTTGATAAAGCTTTACTGAATATTCAAATGTTCATAATtaattaaaggttaaaaaaataaataaatagatgcaGTACTTACCAGGATGTTTTGAATTTCATCATCCCGACATTTAACATGGTAGAGCACCATGTCCTGGGCAATGTCCTTTCGATTCTCAATCTTGTTCATCTTGTCGTAAGTGTCCGGGTTCAATACTGACCAGCCCAGGAACTGAGTCAAAGCCTGAGagatgagcagcagcagaaggtCAGAGAGCGCACAATATGTACAACACAGTATCTGTATAAAGagaatgttttctttctgtctttgcttGAAGAACATTCCTTCACATTCAACAATTTGATGCATAAAAAAGCTGAAAAGACTCCCCCAAGTTATACATAATTTTGAATTCAGTTAGGTTAGAGTTAGGTAAGAGTGATTAACATACCTCCATGAGCTGCTCATCCTGATCATCAAAAGGctttccatcttttctgttATAAAAGGTGGCCACACCAActatctcttcttttttgttgaCGATTGGCAGCGAGAGAACATTTTTTATGGTCCAACCGCTACTGTCAAGTGGCTCACTCTGCAACATTGGAACAACAAGAAAGCATTTGTCATTTGTCTGACATCCCTACTGGAGTTTGTAAAATCACCTCTCTTCCCTATAGCAGCATGAGGTCTTCATAGCTCTCGTACCTGGAACTGAAACATCTCCTCAGCTGGTGCATTCATGATGTTACAAATCTAAAAGCAAGAGAAATACAACAGATTTATCAAGgtggaaatgtgcaaaatcaataAATTTGGTGTTAACTGATCCAAATTTTTgtagaaatggaataaaaagaaaCTCACAAAACCGCTCTCAGCAACATAAGTAGGCAGGCCGCTAGCCAAGGCCCAGTGATCTGCTGGTGGAGTGCTGTGTGAAGGACAATTTAGCAGGCATGAGCACATACCATCACACTGATTATTAAAATCTATCACTTTTAACTTTAGCTTTAAAGAACCTAATAACTAAGGCTTATTTACTGATCTTTTACTGGCATGCTATTACTTTCCACATGCATTATTTAGACTCAGGCAAATTATCCAAAAAAGGATTTACTTACGGTATTACTTTGATGTCTTCCTTCCCATGTAAGATATAATCAATCACTTTGTAAAATATTATCTCCTGAAGAAAGAATAAGATACACAGAGACAGTCATAGAAAAGTCAAGTGATGAGTGGTGATGGCTAACTCtaaaatgtgatattaaatgtgttatGAGTTggataaatcaaataaaagaacgTACCCTCCCATCAGGAGTTACAGGGCCAGCGTAAGGTGCCTGCTCTCCCATCAACACAGGCCAGATATCAAAGAACTCCTGGAAGGAAGATAGACAAAAACCTTGTggtaataaacacattaactcAGGATGTAGGATATTAGAGGCATTGAAACATGTCTTACCTTTTCCTTCGTCATGTCTAGTAAACCAACAGAGTAGCGGTCACAGTTGAGGTAGGCTCGGACTGTGTACAAGGCTTTGTGAAACTGTCGCTCAATATCTGTCAGCTCTTCAAATACCTTGTTGGCAGACCACAACAGCAGCTAGGATGCACAACACACATGCAGGACAGTAGTTCAATTAATGCAGTgcaattctgtatttttctaaatttataaaatataaatagaatGAACAGTGACTTCTGATTGTCCTTTACCTGTCCTTTACGTGTCTCACAGCTGTGAAGATAACTCAGGTGGTAGATCTTCAAGTTCAAAGTGGCAATTTTcagatactttaaaaaaagctaaatggataaacaggagaaaaatgGACCAATATAAGAGCATGATATGACACAATATAAGATATGGTGATGTGTGATTATATAAGATACAACGTAAGCTTAAAAAATGACCGAGATAGAGAAATACTACAGGACACAGGAACAATGTGTGCTTTTAGAAAGCTCAATGTACTGCACATaatcaatgaatgaattaaaggTAATGACGATATTCAGGCACTTAACAATCCTGGCAAATACAACTACAGCTACCAGAAACACATTATAATCTTTTTTGCAAGcagtatttattcatattcaaGTAGATTTTATGTGAATATGCTTTTAATTCTATACTGAACATAATAAACTGTGATTcagataatatacagtataggaGTTTTTGGTTAATAATATTGTGTCTAATAGTTACGTAGTGTTAAAAACAGACATGATGCTTCTGTGAATTTAATTTTATAACTGACCTGTCTTCCCCTCAGGCTTATTTTCTATTTGAAGCTTAGTTTATTCCTAATTTAGATGACATTATCATACGTGATGGATTAATGACCTGACGTGTATTGAACACACTCCTCCTTAATAATCTACCAATCGGCTCAAAGGGAATTCCCTCCCAGCAATACACGACTCAAACAGGAGGAGTACAGCAGTGGGCTGACTTAGAATTATTATCTAAATCTATACTATAGTGATTGAGtttatctctgtgtgtaaatgtccGTCAGACTGTGTGCTCTTGTGTAAAACtcacatcttcatcttcagcaGTGAAATGTGGCCCCGTGGTCTTGTTGAGAGCCATGATGACGGCAACCATGTCTTTGCCATTGAGGATGGGTGTTGCCAGAACACTCTTGGTCTCGTACTCTGTGAGTTCGTCGACGAATGAGCTGAAGTTCTCGTTCTAAAAGACAGCAAGTACTTGTTATTAGTGTGTGCAGTATTTACAGTAGGTGTACTTAACACATGCAGAACTTCATGTTACATTTCAGCTAGTTTCCTGTTACTGAggtcacaaaaaaacccaaaaaaactcttattcacagtttttattttgaagaaaatGTTTGGTCCAAAATTAAATTGATCTCTAACATAATATACAGTTtatgtaatttcatttaattatagTTGCTGTAGAATGTCAGACATGTATTTACATGTATaaacttttttcatttattcacattaatGGCACTCCTAATCTATTAGaaatcttgttaataaatgACGTTAGTTGTCTTCAAATTACTATTTCTAAGAATGTTTTAATAATGTCTAATGGTAGGCAATTCTAGGCCTCTAAAGTATCTGCTGTAAACAAAATCCACAACTGTAATAGTAACCCAGATGGaaaatcatttataataacatatttaGAAGAAATACCAGAAATCATgatattcaaattaaatgtaaaagaatTACAAGGCACGTCCTCTCCATTGTTTACAAAAGCAAAATGTCCCACAATCATAGGATCAACCAGCTGTTTCCCAGGTGATGTCATCATAAAACCATAGTACTAATTTAAAATGGAAACAGTATACGTTTAGGTGGGTGTCTTTGAAAACCAGATGTAAATATCTGCTTCATTAAAATTCTAACTTTAAAGTGTATTGTAGACACACTGTGCAGTATCAGTGCAGTATCTGTTTTACATTCCTGCTGACTAAATGCCAGAGGCGTCTAATCCACAGCTAGAGCAGAGGCTGATGGGCTCTGGAAATAAATGGATTATGTCTGGCAAGGGGATTTAAACCTTCACTTAGTCAAGCATAGACCCATGTCATTAACTCCTGTTTCACTTGTCCACAATCAAAAGTGTTGGAAATGGGTTTTATGTGTAAgataattcaataaaataaatgcagctttaTAAAGCACCTGTCACTATCTGTCTAAGCTTTACATCTGTTGTGTTTgtcataataaaaatattattgaaTGTCTTCTTCATTAACAGAGAAGTAGGTGCTATGTTACTATGCTATGTTTTAAACCGTGGCTAGTTACAGTACATCTTCACCTGTTTGATTGATAGCCACCCTATGAATTAAATTTGTGAGAACATAgaatatatatagaatattaTATATAGTGTGTATCAACTCTGTCCTAACAGATAACAGCATTTATAAAAACGGGGTTGAATAACACATCTGTCCTATTCCTTGACTAAATTGTAACTTTCAAACAAATCCTcctcatgtttttattcttattttgaAGAATTCAGTCCTCATGGTCGTGGCCTTGCCGCCTTTTTCAAACATGAGCTACTAACACTTGTCCTAAAACTACTTTTTTGGGGTTAATATTCCTTTAACATACCAGGCACCCTGAGTTATGAATGCCTGTTAGTGTGTTTAAAGTTGTAAAAGTTGAACACCAGTCTGCACACTACAAGATCGTCTTGATGGAAAGAAGGGGAGCTGAAGGAAGCTTTCACTTTCATTATTGGCTGATGCTTACTCCATCCATAACTTCTTACTTATAAGTCAATTTCCTGCTATAGCTTATTTTCACTGAAGACTGAAATATACACTTAAATGTCAAACAAAGgccaaaacaccaaaaatgtTGCATCCCCGCTTTGTGTTTTATGCTGATGTTTTAACTTAAATTGTGCCTAAAGCAGGTTTAATGTTTGTAGGCagtgaaaatgtcactttttaagaGCTCCAACTTTGAGATAAATTGCTAAGAAGATAAACTTCTAATTATTTGTTAAAGCCACGATGTGTAGGATTGAAAATTGGTGGCTGTGGCGTCACCTCATGGTCGTTTCATGAATGACACTCTGACAGCTCAACTGCTCTGCGTCCGGATAGCGTTTTATCTTTCCAAGCTTGGGATTAGTTTTAATTGGtgcctttccccccccccccccccctccctccctcccacttACCTCTTTGACATCTTTCACATTAACGGTTTTCTTGGTCAGGGCCACGTGTCCAACTATTCCCATGTCCAGTGGAT from Scomber scombrus chromosome 15, fScoSco1.1, whole genome shotgun sequence includes:
- the pde6b gene encoding rod cGMP-specific 3',5'-cyclic phosphodiesterase subunit beta encodes the protein MGVQEDVEKFLKGNPAFAKEYFAKKMGAASISKVSGLEEKQVDFSKLQELSQVEESRIMYELIKDMQENINVEKVVFKILKRISALIHADRCSLFMYRQRNGIGELATRLFNVGTDSELDDCVVPPDSEIVYPLDMGIVGHVALTKKTVNVKDVKENENFSSFVDELTEYETKSVLATPILNGKDMVAVIMALNKTTGPHFTAEDEDLFLKYLKIATLNLKIYHLSYLHSCETRKGQLLLWSANKVFEELTDIERQFHKALYTVRAYLNCDRYSVGLLDMTKEKEFFDIWPVLMGEQAPYAGPVTPDGREIIFYKVIDYILHGKEDIKVIPTPPADHWALASGLPTYVAESGFICNIMNAPAEEMFQFQSEPLDSSGWTIKNVLSLPIVNKKEEIVGVATFYNRKDGKPFDDQDEQLMEALTQFLGWSVLNPDTYDKMNKIENRKDIAQDMVLYHVKCRDDEIQNILPTRELYGCEPRDCEEEDLLSILKKELPPLIKKFEIYEFRFSDLVCTEMELVRCGIQMYYEVGVVKKFQVPQEVLVRFMYSLSKGYRRITYHNWRHGFNVGQTMFTLLTTGALKRYYTDLEVMAMITAGFLHDIDHRGTNNLYQVKSGNPLAKLHGSSIMERHHLEFGKFLLADESLNIYQNLNRRQVEHVIHLMDIAIIATDLALYFKKRTMFQKIVDLSQTYEDEKKWVDFMSLETTRKEIVMAMMMTACDLSAITKPWEVQSKVALLVAAEFWEQGDLERTVLEQQPIPMMDRNKSAELPKLQCGFIDFVCTFVYKEFSRFHPQITPMLDGILNNRKEWNAKKEEYEASIKGLEEEKAAKEPKATTNNTGGGGAKTCSVC